The Natrinema salaciae genome includes a window with the following:
- a CDS encoding ribonuclease J has protein sequence MEIEIATIGGYEEVGRQMTAVRAGDDVVIFDMGLNLSQVLIHDNVETERMHSLDLIDMGAIPDDRVMSDLEGDVKAIVPTHGHLDHIGAISKLAHRYNAPVVATPFTIELVKQQIEGEQKFGVENDLVKMDAGETMSIGDSGAVDLEFVNVTHSIIDAINPVLHTPEGAVVYGLDKRMDHTPVIGDPIDMDRFREIGREGEGVLCYIEDCTNANKKGRTPSENVAREHLRDVLYSMEDYDGGIVATTFSSHISRVTSLVEFAKDIGRQPVLLGRSMEKYSGTAERLDFVDFPDDLGMFGHRKSVDRTFKRIMNEGKENYLPVVTGHQGEPRAMLTRMARGETPYELDDGDKVVFSARVIPEPTNEGQRYQAEKLLGMQGARVYDDIHVSGHLNQEGHYEMLDALQPQHIIPAHQDMSGYSSYVNLCESEGYKLGRDLHVTRNGNLIQLVD, from the coding sequence ATGGAAATCGAAATTGCAACAATCGGCGGCTACGAAGAAGTTGGACGGCAGATGACGGCCGTCCGCGCCGGCGACGACGTCGTCATCTTCGACATGGGTCTGAACCTCTCGCAGGTCCTGATCCACGACAACGTCGAAACCGAGCGGATGCACAGTCTCGATCTGATCGACATGGGCGCGATCCCCGACGACCGCGTCATGAGCGATCTCGAGGGCGACGTCAAGGCCATCGTCCCGACCCACGGTCACCTCGACCACATCGGTGCGATCTCGAAGCTGGCCCACCGGTACAACGCGCCGGTCGTCGCCACGCCGTTTACGATCGAACTGGTCAAACAGCAGATCGAGGGCGAACAGAAGTTCGGCGTCGAGAACGACCTGGTCAAGATGGACGCCGGCGAGACGATGTCGATCGGCGACTCTGGCGCGGTCGACCTCGAGTTCGTCAACGTCACCCACTCGATCATCGACGCGATCAATCCAGTCCTCCACACGCCCGAGGGCGCGGTCGTCTACGGGCTCGACAAGCGGATGGACCACACCCCCGTCATCGGCGACCCGATCGACATGGACCGGTTCCGCGAGATCGGTCGCGAAGGCGAGGGCGTCCTCTGTTACATCGAGGACTGTACCAACGCCAACAAGAAAGGCCGGACTCCCTCCGAGAACGTCGCCCGGGAACACCTCCGCGACGTCCTCTACAGCATGGAGGACTACGACGGCGGCATCGTTGCCACCACGTTCTCGAGCCACATCTCGCGGGTCACGAGCCTCGTCGAGTTCGCCAAGGACATCGGTCGCCAGCCCGTGTTGCTGGGCCGGTCGATGGAGAAGTACTCCGGAACCGCGGAACGACTCGACTTCGTCGACTTCCCCGACGATCTGGGGATGTTCGGCCACCGCAAGTCCGTCGACCGCACGTTCAAGCGGATCATGAACGAGGGCAAGGAGAACTACCTGCCCGTCGTCACCGGTCACCAGGGCGAACCCCGCGCGATGCTTACCCGAATGGCCCGCGGCGAGACGCCGTACGAACTGGACGACGGCGACAAGGTCGTCTTCTCCGCCCGCGTGATCCCCGAGCCGACCAACGAGGGCCAGCGCTATCAGGCCGAGAAGCTGCTCGGTATGCAGGGCGCACGGGTCTACGACGACATCCACGTCTCGGGCCACCTCAACCAGGAGGGCCACTACGAGATGCTCGACGCGTTGCAGCCCCAGCACATCATTCCGGCCCACCAGGACATGAGCGGCTACTCCAGCTACGTCAACCTCTGCGAAAGCGAGGGGTACAAGCTCGGGCGCGACCTCCACGTCACGCGCAACGGAAACCTCATCCAGCTAGTCGACTGA
- the trkA gene encoding Trk system potassium transporter TrkA, which yields MYVIIVGAGEVGRSIAANLENGHDVVVIDRDADVVEELTYSLDVLTIHGDGTDLETLREAGIEQAELVIACTDNDETNAVVCGAAKASTDAFTIARVRRRTLLETWQGSQGAFGVDFMVCTDLLTAQAIFRISGLPSAHDVDTFASGLVRMAEFDIPTDSPIADRTVSEADCYDSLTFAAIFRGDEMVVTRGDTIIRGGDRVVVIGSPDSINEFADEVAQTPDEAEEVVIVGASEIGFQAAREFEDHGFRPRMIERDHDRAREVAEALPNTMVMESDATDADFLAREHVDEADVVIAALDSDEKNLLVSLLADRLGVDRTVAVIETPEYADLFETVGVDVAINPREETAEEIVRFTRTDHTEKVAMLEHDLAEVIEIEVGEDSVLVDRPIADATNDLPTGVVIGAISRGGEHITPRGSTVVQPGDHVIVFVDAAVIDEVIELI from the coding sequence GTGTACGTAATCATCGTCGGGGCCGGCGAGGTCGGTCGCTCGATTGCCGCCAACCTGGAGAACGGGCACGACGTGGTCGTCATCGACCGTGACGCCGACGTCGTCGAGGAACTGACCTACTCGCTGGACGTGCTCACGATTCACGGCGACGGGACCGACCTCGAGACGCTACGCGAGGCCGGGATCGAGCAGGCGGAACTGGTCATCGCCTGTACGGACAACGACGAGACGAACGCGGTCGTCTGCGGCGCGGCCAAGGCGTCGACGGACGCCTTTACCATCGCGCGGGTGCGACGGCGGACGCTGCTCGAGACGTGGCAGGGTTCGCAGGGCGCGTTCGGCGTCGATTTCATGGTCTGTACGGATCTGTTGACCGCGCAGGCGATCTTCCGGATCTCCGGGCTGCCGAGCGCTCACGACGTCGATACGTTCGCTAGCGGTCTCGTCCGTATGGCCGAGTTCGACATTCCGACCGATAGCCCGATCGCGGACCGGACCGTCAGCGAGGCCGACTGCTACGATTCGCTCACCTTCGCCGCCATCTTCCGGGGCGACGAGATGGTCGTGACCAGAGGGGATACGATCATTCGGGGTGGTGACCGCGTCGTCGTGATCGGCAGTCCCGACTCGATCAACGAGTTCGCCGACGAGGTCGCGCAGACGCCGGACGAGGCGGAGGAGGTCGTCATCGTCGGTGCCAGCGAAATCGGCTTCCAGGCCGCTCGCGAGTTCGAGGACCACGGCTTCCGACCACGGATGATCGAACGGGACCACGACCGGGCCCGCGAGGTCGCCGAGGCGCTCCCGAACACGATGGTCATGGAGAGCGACGCGACCGACGCCGACTTCCTCGCCCGGGAACACGTCGACGAAGCCGACGTCGTGATCGCCGCGCTCGACAGCGACGAGAAGAATCTACTCGTCTCCCTGCTCGCCGACCGCCTCGGCGTCGACCGCACCGTCGCCGTCATCGAGACGCCGGAGTACGCCGACCTCTTCGAGACCGTCGGCGTCGACGTCGCGATCAACCCCCGCGAGGAGACCGCCGAAGAGATCGTCCGCTTCACTCGCACCGACCACACCGAAAAGGTCGCCATGCTCGAGCACGACCTCGCGGAAGTCATCGAGATCGAGGTCGGCGAGGACAGCGTCCTCGTCGATCGACCGATCGCCGACGCGACGAACGACCTCCCGACGGGCGTCGTCATCGGCGCGATCTCGCGCGGAGGCGAGCACATCACGCCCCGCGGATCGACGGTCGTCCAGCCCGGCGATCACGTCATCGTCTTCGTCGACGCGGCTGTGATCGA